A genomic segment from Malus domestica chromosome 05, GDT2T_hap1 encodes:
- the LOC139196355 gene encoding uncharacterized protein isoform X2 — MDNENILNATQEPKGRRRKWEAFEEEVLLGVLEDFVARKQRCDTGAFKQGTLVEIAKAVNVLCPHSNIKANPHIESKLKKWKKTYSMVVDMINTSGFAWNDVKKCVEVDSDDAWQTYVQRNKEADGWRSKPFPLFDRFAYIFGKDRATGNVAETPAQMVEEQSHDHVGESDIGGDNFVSSMNQQSQQSTPSENSQRKRKRAVGSSSDGTEAIISGLKDFYVESGKRMQMVTEALVQGTADHTDIANELEAMGLSPMDQIDALSLILDKPKNVGVFRAIKPELKKVFVQRLLRDNASG; from the exons atggataacgaaaatattttgaatgctactcaagagccaaaaggaagaaggcgtaaatgggaagcatttgaggaagaagtattactaggagttcttgaggattttgttgctcggaagcaacggtgtgacaccggtgctttcaaacaaggtactttggttgaaatagcaaaagctgtcaatgttttatgtcctcattcaaatataaaggcaaatccacatattgagtccaagttgaagaaatggaaaaaaacatatagtatggtcgttgacatgataaacacaagtggatttgcatggaatgatgtcaaaaagtgcgttgaagttgacagtgatgacgcatggcaaacttatgtgcag agaaataaagaagccgatggatggagaagcaaaccttttccactgtttgatagatttgcatatatatttggaaaagatcgggctacgggtaatgtagccgaaacccctgctcaaatggtggaggaacaaagtcatgatcatgttggtgaaagtgatattggaggtgataattttgtttcttcaatgaaccaacaaagccaacaaagcaccccatctgaaaatagccaaagaaagaggaaaagagctgtgggaagttcaagtgatggaaccgaggcaattatcagtggactgaaagatttttatgttgaaagtgggaagaggatgcaaatggtaactgaagctttagttcaaggtactgcagatcatactgacatagctaatgaacttgaagcaatgggtctctctcctatggatcaaattgatgcattgtctcttattttggataaaccaaaaaatgtgggagtgttcagggcaatcaaaccggaactcaagaaagtgttcgtccaaagACTTTTAAGAGACAACGCAAgcggatga